The Mucilaginibacter rubeus genomic interval ACACTGCAGGCAATTAAAAATAAAACGGGGATACCTTATCCGCAAACTATCAGGCGCCAGTTTATTGATGATCATTTTGCCGCCTTTTTGCAGGGAAATTATACTGCAACCGTGATTGCGGCTCCTGCCGGGTATGGTAAAACAGTTGCGCTTTGCCATTGGGTTGATGAAAAAATTCACCAAATAGGTAACGACATTGTATTGTTTTTTAGCAGCAGTGCTTTAATGAACGTTTTTTTAAGTGGCCGCGATTTAAACGATTGGATGCTGGGCCTGCTTGGCTATTCAACCGAAGAGGATATTGTGGCCCTGCTTGATGTAAAGCAACGTAAGGAAGGGCGGTTTTTCCTGATCGTTGATGGCGTTGACGAGCACATGTTTAAGAACGATCAGTTTCAATTGGTTATAAACCAGTTGGTTGATATTTTTTCCTTTTATCAGTCGCATGAATGGTTTAAGCTGGTTTTAACCATGCGTTCATCAACATGGATGAACTATAAGCATTTGATTGAGATGGGGCAGAGCCCATGGTTTGAAGGTTTTTTCAGTTCGCACAATCAACCGTCAAATGTACCGCTGTTTAGCATCCAGGAAATAAAAGAGCTTTGTATTAAAATTAATCCGGCCATAAAAAGCTTCATAGCGATAAATGTAGTCGAGAATTTTAATCACCCGTTATATTTTCAGTTCTACTATAAGCAGCATAAGAAAAACTTTTCGCTCAATGACGTTGATCACGTGAGTGTTTATGAACTTATCTCAAACTTTGTTTTAAACAAAGTTTACATGGGCCAGTATTCGGCCGATAAAATTTACCTGATCCAGGCTATAGTTGAGCAGATGGATTTTGAAAATGGTGTATTTGAGGCCAGTAAACTTGGGCTTATCAATGTTATAAAGCAATACAACCATGCCTATCTTGAATTGTTAAGCATTGGTTTTATCCGTGAGCTAAATACCAGCAGCGATTTTGAGTACCGTGCTTCTATAGAGTTTAGCAACGATCATTTTTTTGAGTTTTCGATAAGCAGGTATCTCCTTCATAATAATGATAACCTTTTTAATATCGACCTGATAAATATTATTAATAAATATTTCACGGGCGAACGTAAGTTATCCATATTAAAATGGAGCATCATTTATGCTATTAAAAGCGGGCAGCAGGAAAGCTTTCAGCTTTTATCACAAACCCGCCTTACCACAAGCGAAAAATCAGATCTGATCATTTTCCTGGGAGATTTATTGGAAAAAGAATTAAGTACCTTAAAAGATACCGAAACGCTTGTACAATATTTTAAGCAGGATTGCAGCGATGAACTGTTTGATTATTTATTTGGCCTGGAGTTTATTCATAACGATTATGCCAAAACGCTGCACACGCTGCTCAAGTTTGAGCTTTCGGACAAAAAGAAGATCCTGGTGTATACCGGCCTTGCTGCAATAAGTGTAATAGGGCTTGAAATGAACAAACTGGAAGAGTATCTTAAAATAATGAGCGGCTTTGGCGCTGTGAGTTATTATGAGTTTTCGGTTAATCCTTTAAAATGTATCAATACCATATATCAGTTTCTTAAGTATGGTATTGTTAATAAGGAATTTTTTAAAGAACTCACGAGGTTTTATTTTCAACCCCCGCTGCACCTGGAACAGTCAGGCTCAAATGACCTGGTACTTTTGTTAGCAGCACATACTTTGAGAATTTGCAATAAGCCGTTAAAAACGCTACGTTTTATTGCAATGCTTGAAAAATACTACCGTCCTGTCAGCAACAGCGTTTGTGTATACTGCTTTTTTTTAAAACGAATAAAAACTGAAGAATATCTTGCCCTTGGGCAGACAAACAGGGCCATGGAGCTTTATTTTGAATTGGATGACGCTTACAGACATGCCGATGGGGCTTTTACCCCGCTTATGATCACATCATTCAATTGTATTAAGATCATCGTTGATTTTAATTACAAGCAACTTTCATTAACCGATGATACACTGGAAGAATGGGCAAACCTCATTATTAATGAAATGGAGTATAAGCTGTCAAGGGTATATATGTTTGCTTTTTTATTAAGAAACCAACACCTTATCAAACATCCGCCCGAACGGGTTTATAAACATATTAACTACATGTTTTTAAAAACGATGAGCGAAAGCGGTTTACGTGCCGATATATTGTTAAAGCAAAACAGTTTTACAAGCTGATTGCCGCCTGCCGGTTATTATCATATTTTGCCAATAAAAAATCATAAAGCTTGTGCCTGGTTTTCGAGTTGTTTAAATGCTCATCCAAAAACCGGATCATTGGCTCGTTGTTTTTTTCAATAGCTGTTAATTGCAATACCTGCATTGAGTTTTTTTCGACACCTGAAACATATTCCAGGTACGAAAGAATGCACATGTCGCGCAACACTTCATCGTCGTTATGCTGGTGTATAGCTGTAAATTCATCTTCGAGCAAAGAGATGAGACCGCTGCAATTTTCAAATGAATAACGTTTTTGAAGCTGCGCGTAAACGCCATCTATACGCGCAATTTGTTTTTCGGTTTCGCCGAGGGTTTCTTTTATCGGAGTATCAAGATCCTTAAAGCTATCGGTATCTGCAATTTCCAAAAGTCGTTCGGCCAGGTGTGCTTTGGCACAATAAATCCTGTTCAGGTGTTCTGTAAAAAAAACTGTTAATTTATCAGACGCCCATTGTGCTGGGTAAGGGGGTACCATACGGGGTGTTTTTTTATTCATTAATTGTCTATCAGTCATAGTTAAATAATAATGCCACTGCCGCGTTGCAGGTTTTGTTTATAGGGTTGTATGACCGATA includes:
- a CDS encoding DUF892 family protein → MVPPYPAQWASDKLTVFFTEHLNRIYCAKAHLAERLLEIADTDSFKDLDTPIKETLGETEKQIARIDGVYAQLQKRYSFENCSGLISLLEDEFTAIHQHNDDEVLRDMCILSYLEYVSGVEKNSMQVLQLTAIEKNNEPMIRFLDEHLNNSKTRHKLYDFLLAKYDNNRQAAISL